The sequence atgtcaaagagaacaacaactaccagacttttagaagacatctgaaggcagccctatttagggaagcttttaatgtttaatgtattagaggattttaatatttttttggaagccacccagagtggctggggaagcccagccagatgggcggggtacaaataataaattattattattattattattattattattattattattattattaattctgtctgcattttaatgagaaataaaccaatatgagaactgaaacaaagGCATTCTCCTAAAaatcacacttctccgaattttgcaatgcgatTCTCCAACCAATgagtgcaaaaataaaaaactcATCTGCTAGGGGAAAGCAGGCATAAGAATGCACATATTGGTGAAAACCtctcacaaaaatgcattattactacagtggtacctgcggttaagtacttaattcgttccggaggtccgttcttaacctgaaactgttcttaacctgaagcaccactttagctaatggggtctcctgctgctgccgtgctgctggagtacaatttctgttctcatcctgaagcaaagttcttaacctgaagcactatttctgggttagcggagtatgtaacctgaagcatatgtaacctgaagcgtatgtaacccgaggtaccactgtattcttatttatttgttacctgccctttaccctcactttttattatattattattattattattattattattactctgtagtgagctgcccagagtggttggggaaacccagccagatgggtggagcataaacaacaacaacaacaatttactactactactgaggaCCGTATTAGGGAAAAttcattgcaaaaatgtgtgtattaggaataAATTTGCCCTCACATACTGATGAACTTTCACGGGGATTtgtcttttaaatttaaattgctgcagaaacgtAGACAGTTTAAGACGGGGGAAATTGAGAAACTGAGAGTAACTGGAAGGGACGTATATGCCCACTCCTGTAACATCACTAATGGACTTattctccccaccctgctctgCTAGAGGACGAGGCAGGCGTCCGAGGTGTGGAGAGGCCAGACCCTCCTTTCGAGGGCCATCAGCCAAGTCCAAAGGCATCATTCGGCCATGCAGCCTTTTGTCCGCCAGCTGGAAGTGATGGAAAGCTGCCTGCGGAGCATCCGAAACATCTTGCGCGGCCACGGAGCCCAGGTGAGAGCGAAGCACCAGATTTGTGGGGAGGGAGTGCTGGTTGGCGAGGAGGCCGGAGTTCCCTgctcagaatcacagaattgaaaAGGGACcctcaatggtcatctagtccaacccgctgtatTGCTGGCATCACGACAAGTCGCGGCCCTGCTCCTTAACTCCAGGTGGCTTTTAGGACGAGAGAAACGCCTTTGCACGTGTGCTCAGCAGCGCTTTGTCTCGGGAGCACGCATGTTGGCCAAGTGGTGAGGCACTTTGCACGTGCGCAGAGGAAGTCTTCCACTCCTGGCAGCCAGTAtgtgcagagagacagagagaaacagTTTCCTCGGAGCGCATGGACGAAGCGCAGTAGAGGCGGTTCGACTCTTCTTAGTAACAAAGCGGGAGAAGGGAGACGGAATCGCCAAAGCAGCCGTTCTGCAAATTCAGATTTGCCTgcaaaatttgcaaaaaaaagcagAATTTGAAATAGCGTTAGACTGGAGCAGCAGAGAGTTGGTCTCCTCTACAGGGGAGCAAAATCCCCAATATTTCTGCTAGCGTGGTGGTGCAAATATTGCTACCTCCTTGCATATAGCAAACCCTGACTCTCCTGGGCCAGTTTCCTTTCCGGCGGCAACCAGAATCAGCTAGTAATTTTCCTTTCCCCACCCTTCTGCCTCCTCCTGAGGCAGCTTTTGCAAATCCCAAGGGCTCCCCTTCACACCCTGGAAATATGGCCCAAGTTAAGCCCCTTGGATCGCCCTCACCAGAAGGCAGGTTCCCTCACGGAGTGGGAATGCACAGCAAATGCCTTGATCACCTATGACCTTgtaaagagggagggaaagtgtgTTTCGTTTGGAAAAAATGCTAGCCTTAATGGCAGGGCAGGGCGGCGAGAGTTGTGAGGagaaacccctattcccctcacggaGTGCACTTTGAGACCACACTTAACAGTCATGGCGtcccccagaggattctgggagctgtggcttgttatgggtgctgagatttCTGAGGAAACCCCTTTATTCTCCCCACAGAGTGCACTATGATGCTCCTttgaacaatcatggcttccctcaaaggattctgggagctgtagcttcttCAGAGTGCTTAGATTTCTGAGGAGACCCCTTTATTCCCTTCACAGATAGGACTATAGTGCCCCTTTGAacaatggcttccctcaaaggataCTGTGAGCTGTAGCTTGTCCAGAGTTCTGAGATTTCTGAGGAAAGACCCCTATTCACCTCACAGAAAGTACTATGATACCaccttgaacagtcatggcttccccctaaggattctgggagctgtggcttgttatgggtgctgagatttCTGAGGAGACCCctttattcccttcacagagaggACTATGGTGCCCCTttgaacaatcatggcttcccccaaaggattctgggaactgtggcttgttatgggtgctgataTTCTGAGGAGACCCctttattctcctcacagagtgcACTAtatagtgctgtttttctaggaaaaaagaggCGCTGGAACTCGCcaagaacacctcccttgttctctcaaggatggcaatggcgcctacatgagaggtgccagaactgatttCCGGCAAGTTCCAtgtggggaaaaaagccctggatacatctatgcagtcatggcttccctcaaaggattctgggagctgtggcttcttcagagcatagctgtcaacttttcccttttcttgcgaggaatcttattcggaataagggaatttcccttaaaaaaagtgaaacgttgacagctatggttcagaGTGCTGAGATTTCTGAGGAGACCCctttattctcctcacagagagcACTATGGTGcccctttgaacagtcatggcttcccccaaaggattctgggagctgtggcttgTTACAGGTACTGAGATTTCTGAGGAAATCTCCCCTCACAGAGAGCACTATGATGCCCTTTGATGGATGCCCTTTTGATGGATGcccctttgaacagtcatggcttcccctaaagagaGACCCCTAGTCCCATCACAGAGctcactgtgataccactttcaGTGGTCATGGCGTCCCACAAAGTGTTCTGGGAGCTGTACTTTGTTAAAGATGCTGAACGTTGTGAGGAGAGCCGCTCTTCCCCTCACAAAAGCGTACCAcagtataccactttaaacagtcatggcttccccccaaaggattctgggagctgaagtttgtgaagggagctgagagttgtcaggagaccccccttattcccctcacagagcacaCTATGATGCCCCTttgaacaatcatggcttcccccaaaggattctgggagctgtggcttgTTCAGAGTGCTGAGATTCCTGAgcagagacccctattcccctcacagagagcACCATGGTGCCCCTttgaacaatcatggcttcccccaaaggattctgggagctgacGTTTGTGAAGGGAGCcaagagttgtgaggagacccccttcttcccctcacagagcacaCTATCATACTagtttgaacagtcatggcttcccccaaaggattctgggagctgtggcttTTTCTCTCAAGGATGGCAATGGCGCCtacatgagaggtgccagaactgatttCCGGCGAGTTCCGTGTGGGGAAAAAAGAGATTTCTGGGAGCTATggcttgttcagggtgctgagggttgttccccaagttcccTTGCGAAGGGGGATGATTAAACCGCTCTGTGAATAgtagccctgtgaggggaatggAGGGGGCCtttcaactctcagcacccctaacaaactacaactcccagaatcctttggggcaagccatgactgtttaaagcagcatcatagttGCAATATATGGTCTGAATGCGACCTATGGCTGCCATCTGACCCTAGCTGATGctgatgtttcaatattttaatgttgtattttaattttgtttttaagttgtattcattcaacttgtttttattattgcttgttagccgccttggccggggagggcggggtataaataaaaattattattattattattattatgggagtggtagtccaaggCACCCGGGGAGGCTGACTTGGCTAGAGGCCTTTTTTATGATGCTTATGGCACCCCGgctggctgggagttgtagtccaaagcacccAGTGGGCGCCAGCTGGGGGACACTGTTCCAGTGAAAGATACCCCTTAATACACTttcccaaagaaaccagaagcctttttgctaggGATAACAggggatgaattaaaaaaggaagATTACAAACTATTCATGTACGCAACGGCCGCCGCTAGAATCTtagtggctcagaaatggaaatcccAACTTTAATGGCgtggcagacaaaaatgtttGAATACCTAGAACTGGCGAAATTGGACTTATAAGATTCGGAACCGAAAAGAAGCAAAGTTCGAaaaggattggagtaaatttgttgagtaattgtaagaatttaaaaactgtagcaggaTTAATGCAAATCTTGTGATGCGGGTGGAGTGTAAATAAGAAACTGTAAGAAAAGATTTGAGATATGAAAACCGttgaagggatggaaggaagtccGGGCGCAATAAGGCGCAGGGTAAATAAGAAAACATACAGATTTTTGAATGTAAGagtatttatttgttgttgttacaaaaaagcaataaaaagtatttgggggaaaataaaaaataaaacctgaaaggcaaaaaaaagacaagaaaagaaaGATACCCATTAAGTAAACAGACACGTCTCTTGCAGGAAGCCCCCCAAGATGACGTCTCGACCCGCACCCTGAGCGTCCAGACCATGAAAAAGCTGTTCAGCGTTTACTCGAGTTTCATCCGGGGGAAAGTCAGCCTGTACATTACAGAGGCCTGTGCCAGGTGACGGAGGGAGACCGGCGCCACGAACGCATACCACTCCGCATGCTGCTgccacccccaaccccc comes from Podarcis raffonei isolate rPodRaf1 chromosome 13, rPodRaf1.pri, whole genome shotgun sequence and encodes:
- the EPO gene encoding erythropoietin isoform X1: MDDVRMTMQSSSAKDLRGNLTFYSPGLTPLLLMLGFLAPVLLTTPEPMCDQRVMNKYIQDVSKAESEIVELCRTSCNLPEPVMVLDTGVNIRSWRKMNRTRQASEVWRGQTLLSRAISQVQRHHSAMQPFVRQLEVMESCLRSIRNILRGHGAQEAPQDDVSTRTLSVQTMKKLFSVYSSFIRGKVSLYITEACAR
- the EPO gene encoding erythropoietin isoform X2 yields the protein MGIPGLTPLLLMLGFLAPVLLTTPEPMCDQRVMNKYIQDVSKAESEIVELCRTSCNLPEPVMVLDTGVNIRSWRKMNRTRQASEVWRGQTLLSRAISQVQRHHSAMQPFVRQLEVMESCLRSIRNILRGHGAQEAPQDDVSTRTLSVQTMKKLFSVYSSFIRGKVSLYITEACAR